A single region of the Neotabrizicola shimadae genome encodes:
- the ureE gene encoding urease accessory protein UreE gives MPHDHHDHHDHPHEHDQDLPSARAVLHRGTWSGAYDLVVLSYDERFLRRKRLETVHAEGFLVDLPETTSLDQGDALQLADGRLVEVIAAEEPILVVTGDLPRLAWHIGNRHTPCQIEPDRLLIRQDHVLEAMLLQLGATVVRSSEPFTPEGGAYGHGRTMGHDHGHGHGRLHHHSAHNRSDDDEADEPEA, from the coding sequence ATGCCGCACGATCACCACGACCATCATGACCACCCCCATGAGCATGACCAAGACCTGCCGTCCGCCCGCGCCGTCCTGCACCGCGGCACCTGGTCGGGTGCCTATGACTTGGTGGTGTTGAGCTATGACGAGCGTTTCCTGCGTCGGAAGCGTCTCGAGACGGTTCATGCCGAGGGTTTCCTTGTGGATTTGCCTGAAACCACCAGCCTGGATCAGGGCGATGCGCTGCAGCTGGCCGACGGTCGGCTGGTCGAAGTGATCGCTGCCGAGGAGCCGATCCTGGTTGTCACGGGCGATCTTCCAAGACTGGCCTGGCACATCGGCAACCGTCACACCCCTTGCCAGATCGAGCCCGACCGTCTGCTGATCCGACAGGATCACGTGCTGGAGGCCATGCTGCTCCAACTGGGCGCGACGGTGGTACGGTCGAGCGAACCCTTCACCCCCGAGGGCGGGGCCTATGGTCACGGGCGCACCATGGGGCACGATCATGGCCACGGCCACGGTCGCCTTCACCACCATTCCGCCCACAATCGCAGCGACGATGACGAGGCGGACGAGCCCGAGGCATGA